A stretch of DNA from Eschrichtius robustus isolate mEscRob2 chromosome 12, mEscRob2.pri, whole genome shotgun sequence:
TTTGATGTTGATACTTTTAGCCATGGGGAAAGTGAGCAAATTTAGTTCCCCAAGGCTATACAGTTGGTTAAATGACAGCTGGGATTTGGAACCTGGGCAATTTGTCCTCATCCCTGGCTGGCTcttggcagtggttctcaacctcgGGCAGTTTTGCACCAGCGGATATTTGTCTGGAGACAATTTTGGTCTATCCCatgcaaaatgttaatagtgctgAGGTGGAGGAACTTTCTGCACTATGGCTAATTGCCTCAAGTAGGTATCAATGAAAACAGAGCTTTTCAGACTGTCTGTGGTAAAGGAccaatttggggtttttttaaaatttttaatcagtCACAACTgatacttttgtaaaatacaatttaaaaaaaactgaatacTAGCCAAACCCATGgaacgtacaacaccaagaatgagcCCTAATGTAAACCATAGACTTTGGGTGATAGGATGTGTCAATGTCGGTTCATGGACTGTGGCAAATGCACTGCTCTGGTATGGGATGTTGATAGTAGGGAAGGGGGGGTATGCTCGAATTTTGTACTTTCTGCTGAATTTTTCTGTAACgataaaacttctctaaaaaagaaagtcttttttaatgaattattagaaaaattaaacttaaaaagaaaaaacgaaGCCAGTTATTTTTTGGCCAGATCTAACATACATAAAATTGTTGTCAAATTGCCATAAAAGTTTCTAAATGAATACTTTTAATGTCTATACTTTAAAAGACTGTAACAAACAGTTTGTAAATCAAATTTGGAGTAGCACTGAATTACATGTTACTGAATAAAGAATATCAAGAAAAACGATGAACAAAACCAAACTATAAATAAGTGCCAAATGAAAGAGACCGTAAGAGCCCACAGACTTCTGTAGAGCGTTGAGGTGGAGTGGTTAGGAAGGCTTTCAGAAGCAGGTGGCTCATGATCTGAGAGGAGGTTGCGCACAGACAGGAGAGAGCAGCTCTGGTAGAGTATGTGCACTACTCAAAGTGTGTTCCGGGAATCCAGTCTATCTGGAGAGGGAAATACAGTTGAGGAGTAGTGGGAGAGAAGTATGGAAAGCTTGGCAGGTCTAGATTGTTAAGGACTATAAATGTCATGGTAAAGAGTTGGGATGTTATAAGGTAGGTATTACggaaggatttttcttttttaattaaaaaaaaatacctatctTGTTCCAAAATTTGGGATTGGAAACAGCTTGGTAGGGTTGACTTATAACTTTTCCACGCAGCGTCAGCTGCAGTGTATTGGCTCAGGTACATGCGTGAGGCTGGCAGTCGTTGGTGTTAGCTATTGGTTGGGAGTTCAGCTGGGGCTTTTGCCTGGGTCTTTAGTCCCTCTCCATGTTGGCCTTCCTCATAGAGTGCTAGCTGGGTTTCAAGAGCAAATATTCCAAGCAAGGGGAAGTTGCAGCTGCTAGTCTCTTCATATTTGGGCCAGGAAACTGGTACAGAATCATTTCCACCATATTCTACTGCTCAAACCGATGCACAGTCTGTAAGATTTAAGACAAGGGGACATATACTTCACCTCTCAATAACAAGAGTGAGAAGGAATTTGCACCATTTTTAGTCTCCTAAATGGAATGAGGACTAAATCTCAGCCTTCAATTGTTCTCTCACCTGGATGCTCTTCTTCAGTGAACAACTGTACTGTACATGGCAGTCCTTCCAGGAGAGGTCCACAGGCAAAACTCTCATATGGATTGGTTTTTAAGTAGGGGAAATATATGGCATGGATGTCAAGTTGAGAGAATTTGACATTTCAGGAATGCAACAGAGGAGACTGTGTGTAGAATAAGGTGCCACATTGTTCAAAAGCAGGGTAAAGTGTATTTTAGCTTCCACTGCTTTTTGTAACTGATCTGACATGTAGTCTCCAAGTATGGTTTGTGATCTTTCAGTTAATTCTTTCTTTCCCACTATTTTTGTCTTACGGGAAAAAGAAAAGCTtgaacttttccttttaaaatttgagaGAATAGATTTATCCAGAGTACCcactttattgtctgtctctaaATCTGCATGTATATTTAAATTGTAATGTGATAAACTCTGAATTTTTAGAAAAGGAATGGTGACTGGTTTATCTATATATCTAACTATACATGtctagaaaaatatgtatatataatgtacacaccacacatacttgtgtgtgtgtgtgtgtgtgtatgtgggtttGTGTTCACGTGTACTGTACCAAACGTGTATGTAACTTCTTAGCTATCTGCTCTTTATGATCTAATGcaggaatatatattttatccctctctttcttttagCAGAAATGAGTTTGGTGATAAAGAACTATTAAATGGGGAAAAGGAATTATTCTAAATTTTGTCATTGACATTCTCATCCCCACTCCGGTGCCTGTTTTGTAATGTGTGAGAAGACAGAGTAATCAGTATACTTCTGTGCTtttgttaaaatacacataacccAGAAAAAGTTAAAGCttaactttttaactttttaattcttAATTCCTTATGAGTGAATTTACCACATGAATGTCTACAGCGTAGATTCATGGTATAATCCTAAAAATTATCGTCTCCTATCTTTGACGTTAAGTTGAATGATAAATCCATTAAGCCTAAAATAAGAAGGCCTGAATGTTATTCTTTGAGTTGACATTATCTGTGACTAGAGTAAAACAATTTAGCAGTATATATTTCCATCTTCTTGGGTTTAAATATAGAGATAACGTTATTGTCTGGGGGAGTATAAAGTAAGAGGTGTAAAAGTGTTTTTATATAAGATTTTTTAACGCCAtacaaatggaagaaatttttaggaatgaaattgaattagATATCTTTACTCTAATGAGAACCAatgttatttgttttaaaatatatttaaatgttttaaaaacacacaatacTATGCCAAAgctttctttatgatttttttttaaaggcaaatttgGAACATTTATAGgtagtctttttaacaaaatgtttttaataaaacaagTCTTTAGTGTTCTTTTCATCTTTACAGACATTTTGAAACACTGTTATAGTTGTTCTGTTTACATCAAGATGTCTAGCAAAGCAAATCCTTCTAAGAAAAGGtctcaacatttaaaaagaaatccaaaaagaaaaattgataatgAAGAAGCGGAGTTATCAGAGAAAGAGGTAATGAAATATCAAGTTTATCATTCAGGACTCTGATTAGAAATATCATCTGTTCTATGTAAAGCAGTATGTGAAGACTAAAGGTCAGCTTTACTACAAATTATAGTAATTCTTATTCCACATATATTGTTATATGGGAGCTGTTGCAACATGGTTTGTAAAAGTTCTCACATAAAAATTGTTTACCTCAATTTCTAAAGATATTGATCTGAGAATTCTTTAGGGAAGAAGTGCTATGGGGCATTGCTAAGGTGTTTAAATAGGAAGACTGGGAATATAGTATACAGATTCTATGGCATTCATATGTTAAAAGACAAGAGAATCTGTCAATTGGTGGAGGAGATTTTTATTAACATAGAGAAAAATTAGTTTGGGAGGAATTAACTTCTTCCTaccataaaagaaataatcaacaatTTTTCTCTATTTACCCTGTATTAGACAATGCCTATATTTGTTTTTCAGGAAAAGTATATAACACTATTTCACAGACAAGATGAGtatgatttctttaaaacattctttgacaCCATATGAAATTCTATTATACTTCATCACCATTGTTCAGGAGTAGCTTTAGTATATCCTCTGCTTGTGATAAATACACATCCTTTTTCTGTAGAAGTAGCAATATACTTTTTTTCTGTCTTGCCAGAAGGTATATGAATTCTCTCCAACATACATGACAAATCTATTGCAATAGCAGTATCTTTTTATCTAATGTTTAATTCTTTGTGCATACACATGTGTTTTTCCCTCTAGGTTAGAAACAcaacgaaaaaaaataaaagtcatccaaaacATCTGTCTTCTGAAGGTATTCCTTTTCTATGTCTTGTTTAACCTATCTTTCCCAAGCTATctatatttatgaaaaaattctCAGTATCTTGTTTATGAGTTCTGCATAAGCAAAAGACAGTAATAAACAGTTACATTCTTATTTTTGCAAGAATAAGTAGCACTGGTTGGTCAGTTCTTTTGGTCAACTGAAATTTTACTTACCACCTGTAGCAAAATACTGTGTAGGGTCCTAAGTTGAAAGGAGCAAGAGAAATTCAAAGTGTACCACAGTCTGTATTATTACTGATTTGTGATATACAGACACACCTACTGATTTCTCTTTGAGACAAATATGCTTCTGTTTCGCCACCACTATTTAGATTAGATTGGAACCACTAAGTTTGTCTGGAGTAAATTAGTTTGGAGTAGTCATCTTTACTTAAACATCACTTCAGCATGGAAGAATTTTCTACCTCTCCTCACCCAAGACCAAGTTAGGTCCTCCGGTTTTATACTTCCATAGTGCactgtactttttcttttgtaatgctTTGCATACCTGAAATGTAATTATTTAATCTCCCTTCTCTCCAAAACTAATCTTCATGTGAGCCAATAGTGTATctcctttgtttatttcttaTAAGTAGAATAATATCAACAACCTAGTAGACACTGATTATCTGTTTGTGGTTTGGTTAATCTCCTTTGTTTCAGTTGCCATCCAGCATTTGGCAGAAATCATTTTCTAGTCTTCTCAATGAAGCCCTTTAATTCAGGTCATTTCTGAGAACCAGACTTTTATGTTGAATCCTAAGAGTTGTAGCTTGGTTCTTTATTTAAGATTGTCTTGAGTTTGTATCCGCAATATCACTTAATAGTATTAGTTAATATAACAATAGCATATTCATATTCAATACCTGGCCTGTTATGGCTgtgcaataaaaaggaaattaaatagtTTATACAGCTTCATAATATTGGTTCTCAGAATTCCATTAGCTCTTTTAGATAAATTTATATTTGAATcactttttaagtaaaaacataaaaacttctagaaaaactAGAGTCTCTTCTTTCACCGGTGACAGGACAAGCAAAGCATACTAATCTAAAACAGGTAAAGATCGCAACCCACAAGAGAAAAACCTGGCAACCTCTTTCGAAGAATAGCAGAGAACATTTGCAAACTATGATGGAATCAGTAATAATGTGAGtatgaaatttttttctatttcactctTTTCATTTCTGCTTATATGTTTCCGCTTATATGTTTCctatagacagtatccttttaaaTGTTATTATGTACTTTATGGTGATagggtgtttttctcttttgcaagATTTATTTAATGTCTTTTGATGGCCTTAGCATTCAGcaaaaatgtctttattaattTCAGAAACTTGGAATTTCATCAGTGGAATAAAATTGAAATCTTTGCTTGATCTGCTATCTACAACTTTTTCTGGTGAGGGATACTTTAGGAAGAAGTTAGCTCAAATTGACACTTTATGTGGAAGCTAACATGCTAAAAGGAATACAGAGACAGGATTCTGCCATCAAGGAGCTGAAATCTATCAGAGGAGTCAGGCCTATAAATTAATTACAACAATATAATGTGATAAAAAAGAACTTAGATTATTCCTCTGctttaaatgtatttaacataaaagaaaaagtgatTGATTCTGCCTGGCTAGTAAAAAGGGGTacttgaaagaaatcagagagaaaaagtaaACAGATTATACTAGTTATGTTTCAAACTAATATTTATTCAATCcctattttttctcttctagagCAATTTTGAGTAACAGtgttagagaaaaggaaaaaattcaaTATCATCTGAACTTCCTAAAGAAAAGGTAATACAGTTATGCAATTAAAAAatgattgaaatataattgaaagGTTAAATGATGATTTGTCAGGGATTTGGGGGGGCGACTTATTGCTAAGATTAGCCACTGTTAATAAAAGaacattacagggcttccctggtggcgcagtggttaagaatccgcctgcccatgcaggggacacgggttcaatccctggtccgggaagatcccacatgctgcggagcaactaagcctgtgcgccacaactactgagcctgtgctctagagcccacgtgccgcaactactgaagcctgcgtgcctagaacccgtgctccacaacaaaagaagcccctgctcaccacaactagagaaagctggcgtgcagcaacgaagacccaacgcagccaaaaataaataaataaaataaataaatttatttaaaataaaagaatattacagCCCTTGGGAGtatgagggaagaaaaaagaggatgacagtatttcaaaacaagaaacaaaaatgatacTAATGGTACTCAAAAATAAAGTTATGTTTTTATTCTATCCATAAGATTGCTGCAACTGTGTGAAACCCTGAAAGTCCCTCCCAAAAAGCAGCAAGATTTAACTCATGTGTCAAGTCTACTGAAAATGGAAAGGGCACAGCACAGAGCTAATGAAGAGGGTCTGGCATTATTGCAGGTATGAAGTTTGAACAGGGAGTTCATCTTtagaggggaagggggaaaagaccaaaaagtttttaaaattgtcaTGATATTCTTCTAATAACAAATACTAGATCTTGGACCAGGtttttcattaacttttttttttaacaaagcaaaAACTTTGCCTGAACTTTGGGCCTCTAAAGTTAAGACTATTTCTAATATATTTGTAATTAAGTAGCAGTCTTATTTTTTTCATCGGACTTTAAATATCAGATTATAGGAATTCATCACTAAATGCTGTAGCATTTCAAAACCCATTATATTAGTTTTTCTGTCCTGTATATGCTACTTTATTGGCAAGAAGAACACAATCATCATCATTACTGTTGTTATAGTCATTATAGATAACATGTAATGAGGGCCTTCTGTGTTCTagtcactgttctaagcactttacagttATAGCCCTTAATGATTTAAAGAGACCTGtgctatatttcacattttacaaGTGTGAAAAAGAGACATATGGGCATTTCTAGCTGAAACTTAGACAGACTGCTCACAGTTATGATGCAAACCTATTAGTCCGATTTCAGGGCAAGTGATTCTTAATCATTATTCTGTAGAAGACAGTGGGAGATAATATTAGCTGTCATGATAAACTGCAGGCTTTTAATTAGTGGATACTTGAACAATTAAGAAAAGCAACCTCAGGGGgcttattaaataattattaaaactaaAACAGATTGGACCATATATCCGTTTGCCATTTTGAAGTAGTTTGTAGATACGGTCTTTGTTAGCAattcaactttgtaaatcaataaGTTTGTTAACCTTTGTTAGTAAATACGAGGTGGTGGTAGTTTAAGCAAGGAATGCATCCCTAACGATTTCTAATAACTCACCATTCACAAATAGGTCATTCCAGATTTTCCATATGATTGAGAATAACAATGGAAGGATTTATTTGTGAGCAACAGCTCTACATATATTGTAAATTTATAGAGTGgtattttttagtggttgcctcACTTTCTTCATTGTATGAGATTGTATTTAACTTTCATCCCAATGTTATTACTTTGCAAGAGTATATTCTCAGTACTGACACTAGCTCCCCCACTTAATGAACAGTTGGATAACATTAATAtaggttaatttttaaatttcagctttatctgagatataattgacaaaaatgtaagatatttaaagtgtacatcatgGTTATTTAATATAACTATACATTGTGAAAAGATTCCCCCCATCTAGTTAATTTCCCTTgtcatctcacttttttttttttttggtaagaccatttaagttctactctctttcaattatataatacagATTTCAATTATGTAATATCAGTTATAGttaccatgttttacattagatccgCAAACCTTATTCATTTTAGCTGCAAGTTTGTATCCTTTACCAacttctccctatttcccccacccgccccagcacctggcaaccacttttgtactctctgattctatgagtttgactttttttaaaggttattttaaaaggttttaaagtataataatggtaaatgttattttaacatttaatatttgCATAAAGTACTAAATCAGAGATAGCAAATAGTCTTTGATCAGAGACAGTAAATGATACTGTGATTTTTGTAACACTGGGAGGCATTTCTCTTTTACACCTAAAACTGGATCTCCGTGTGCCAAAAGCATAAAtagaattaaatggaaaaaactgTTTTTCTATACTcgcaacacttctgacaccaaatttGTGGGGTTTTCATACCAAGCAATTCTCCACTTCTCTGTGGAaaccaactgggtgtcctacaatttaattcaattctaacactaactacctggagttagcacagaccccacagggTAAGGGCTTAGTCCCACAGAACTGCCCCGCACTTCAGATGCCAATGCAAGGCCAAGCCTCCGgtacttctgaccaaccaagTATCAATCGGGGCTTCCCATGACCTCCTCCTccggtttgataatttgctagaacagctcgCAGAATTCAGGAAAGCACTTTATTTACTATTACAGGTTTATTAacaaggatacaactcaggaacagccagagggaagagatgcatagggcaaggtatatgGGAAGGGGCACGGAAGTCCCATGCCTGTTCAAgtacctccatgtgttcaccaacctagaAGCTGTCTGAATCCAGTAATTTAGAGTTTTTATGGAAGCCTCAGCATGTAGGCATATCTATTATTAACTAAATCTCCAGGCCCTCTCCCCTTCTCAGAGATCAAGGATccaggctgaaagttccaaccctctgatCACAGGATTTTGGTTGCTCTGGCAACCAGCCTCCATCCTCTATGAGTTATTCATTAGCATAAATTCAGGTATGGTTGAAAGGCGCTGATTATGAATCACAAAAAGTGCTCCTCCCACTTCAATCATTCAGAAAATGCCAAGGATTTGGAAGCTCTGTGCCAAGAATCAGGGATGAAAAtcaaatgtatatttcttataaCATCACAAGAGCCTAACGTTTGCTTCACAGTCAGTTAGTTACTCAGTTGAAGCACTGTTGGCATTTTGGGCATAAGAGTTCTTCATTGGCATAAGAGTCTTTGAACTAGGAATTTGTAGGTGTTATCTGTGTCTATTAGTTTTCTCCAGTGTGCCTTACTTAGAATGGCTTTTTCCCACTGCAGCCTAGAGTTACTGCTGGTGATGACTTTCCAAAACCTGTATCAGTTACCAGTAAGAGAAGTTGTGTTCATGCAATAAGGACACATTCATTGAACTCTCGCTGCTGCTGCTAGGGAAAGGCAGTGGTGAACAAAGTCTTTCAGAGATACCGAGAAGATGGTATAGGACCTGCTGGggcatagtttttttgtttgttttttcattcatttaattaattaattaattttttacttttggctgcgttgggtcttcgttgctgcgtgccgtctttctctagttgcagtgagcgggggctactcttcgttgcggtgagcgggcttctcattgtggtggcttcttttgttgcagagcatggactctaggtgtgcaggcttcagtagttgtggctcgcaggctctagagcacaggctcagtagttgtggcgcacgggcttatttgctccacggcatgtgggatcttcccggaccagggctggaacctgtgtcccctgcattggcaggtggattcttaaccactgcaacaccagggaagccctggggcatAGTTTTTAATCTCTCTGATCTTACAACCAGAGTTAGcataagaaaatattagaagaaggACAAAAAGTACATTTCTACAGACAACAAAAGCATGCCAAAAATATGTGTTCACAAAACAGATGAATGCTAACCTAATTTCCCAAGCGAGcagaaagaaatttagaaaaagaatagaagGTATGAAAAAAGTCATAAATATTAGAAATACTAAAAAATGAAGTTATGGAATTCAGGAAAGAATtagagctaaaagaaaaaaagcttttagTAATGCAGACTAAGTTAGAAGGAGCAATAAGCAAATGAACAGAACAAATAATACTTAAATAAAAGGTAAAGTAAGGAGAAAATCTTAAGactcaaaaagaaagaatgacatttttttaaGGTATTGAGGAAAAGTGACAAATATAAAAGTTTGGCAAAAAAGATACAGCATGGATATGGTATGAATACCCAAAGAAGATAACCAAAGCaatgaaacaaaattaatttttaaaattatactgaaAAATTTTAGTTCTTATTACATTAACCCTTTCCTTCATTCAGTGCTATTATTCATTCCCTTTTGTAGTGTGTTGAATGGTGGCCCACCAAAAGATATGTCTAAGTCCTAATGCCTGGAACccatgaatgtgaccttatttggtcTAATAAGTGTAGCTCACAGACCCAAAGTCGTGGGTACTCAGGGATTAGCACACTATTCCTATAAGGGCTAGGTGATAAACATTTTACTCTTTGTGAGCCATGTATGGTCTTTGTTGCatagtcttgttttgttttttaaccatcctttagaaatgtaaaaaccattcataGCTCTTGGACTGATCAAAAACAGCCTATGGGCAGTTGCAGACCTCTGCAGGTACCCTTTTTAATGGTTACTAGAAGCCATAATATATTTGTTGAGGAAAATTACTATAGTTGACGGTAAAAATTCAGCTTCCAGTATTTGGAGAATGATGTAGATGTAAGT
This window harbors:
- the CENPQ gene encoding centromere protein Q isoform X2, translated to MSSKANPSKKRSQHLKRNPKRKIDNEEAELSEKEVRNTTKKNKSHPKHLSSEGQAKHTNLKQVKIATHKRKTWQPLSKNSREHLQTMMESVIIAILSNSVREKEKIQYHLNFLKKRLLQLCETLKVPPKKQQDLTHVSSLLKMERAQHRANEEGLALLQEETDKIVETIESMTGDIHSLKNKVHVLRSEVEEEERKMFQIDSEVLSLPELSQKSLKAPILQKEILMLIPNQNALLKDLDVLHNSPQMKNMLTFIEEVYKRLDAS
- the CENPQ gene encoding centromere protein Q isoform X1, which encodes MSSKANPSKKRSQHLKRNPKRKIDNEEAELSEKEVRNTTKKNKSHPKHLSSEGQAKHTNLKQVKIATHKRKTWQPLSKNSREHLQTMMESVIIAILSNSVREKEKIQYHLNFLKKRLLQLCETLKVPPKKQQDLTHVSSLLKMERAQHRANEEGLALLQEETDKIVETIESMTGDIHSLKNKVHVLRSEVEEEERKVKQMFQIDSEVLSLPELSQKSLKAPILQKEILMLIPNQNALLKDLDVLHNSPQMKNMLTFIEEVYKRLDAS